Part of the Leifsonia soli genome is shown below.
GCAGTGGGGCAACTTCGCGACCGCGTGGGAGAAGGGCGACTTCGGCGCGTACATCCTGAACAGCGTTTTGTACACGGCGGCCGGATCGGCGATCGGGACCCTGCTCACGCTGGTGCTCGCGTTCCCCGTCGCCCGCGGCTACGTCCGCGGTGCCAAGTACTGGTCCGTCGTGTTCGTGCTCGTGCTGTTCCTGCCGAACGCCCTGATCACCCAGTTCCAGCTGCTGCTGCGCCTCGGCCTCTACGACACGCAGCTCGGCTACATCCTGCTGGTCGGTGTCGGCGTCGGCGTCGGACCTCTGCTGCTGAGCGGGTTCGTGAAGTCGATCCCGAAGGAGCTGGACGAAGCGGCCGCGATGGACGGGGTGGGCTACTGGCGCTACCTCTTCACGTTCATCCTGCCGCTGGCCCGCCCGGCGCTGGTGACGGTGTTCATCCTGCAGGCCGTGTGGATCTGGAACGAGATCATCCTGGCGACGGTCCTGCTCGCCGACCCCACCAAGTTCCCGGTGACGGTCGGGCTCTACGCCTTCAAGGGGACGTACGGCAACCAGTGGCCGCTCCTCGCGGCCGCGACCTTCATCGTCGCCGCTCCGCTGATCGTCGGCTACATCTTCATCCAGCGCTACCTGGTCAACGGTGTCGTCGGAGCCGTCAAGGGCTGACACCGTCCACCCCCCATCCACCCCCGAGAGAGGTCCTGTTGTCCACCACCATCCCCGCCCGCACCATCGCCACGGACGTCCCCTACGCCCTGGAGCGCATCGGCATCGTCATGGAGCCTGATGCGGCCGACCCGCGCCAGGTCGAGGGTGTGCTCAACCCCGCGACCGTGCAGGACCCGGACGGCACCGTCCACCTTTTCCCGCGGCTGGTTGCGGAGCACAACGTCTCCCGGATCGGCCGGGCCCGCGTCGTGGTGGCCGACGGCGTCCCCACCGGCGTCGCCGAGCTGGAGATCGCCCTCCAGGCGGAGCGCGGCTGGGAGCACGGCACGGCGCACGGCGGCGTGGAGGACCCGCGCATCACCCCCCTGAACGACCTCGGCATCCACGTGATGAGCTACGTCGCGTTCGGCCCGCTCGGCCCGAAGCCCGCGCTCGCGGTGTCGACGGACGGCCGCGAATGGACGCGGCTCGGCCCCATCCAGTTCGCCTACGACGACGCCCTCGACACCGACCTCAACCTGTTCCCGAACAAGGACGTCGTCTTCTTCCCGGAGGTCGTCCCGGACCCGGAGGGCCGCCCGAGCTTCGCCATGCTGCACCGGCCGATGTGGGACTTCGGCTTCGTGCGTCCGGACGAGCAGCCGCCTCTTCCCGCGGGCGTGACGGACCCGCGGGCGAGCATCTGGATCTCCTATGTGCCCGTGGACGACGCTGTGCAGGACCTCACGGCACTGACCCGCCCCGGCGGCCACCGCTTCGTCGCCGGTCCCGAGTACGAGTGGGAGGCCCTCAAGATCGGAGCCGGCCCGGCGCCGCTCCGGGTTCCGGAGGGCTGGCTCGTACTGCACCACGGCGTCACCGGAACGCTGCCCGGCGGTTCGTTCGTGCCCCAGGCGTTCACCGTCCGCTACGTCGTCGGGGCGATGCTGCTCGATCCCGACGACCCCTCGCGCGTGATCGCCCGCACGAGCGAACCCCTGATGACCCCCGAGACCGCGGACGAGACCGCGGGAACGGTGGCGAACGTGCTCTTCCCCACGGCGATCGAGAAGATCGGCGGAGAGCACATCGTCTTCTACGGCGCGGCCGACACCCGGATCTCGGCCGCCCGCCTGGTCCGCACCCCCTGACCCCCCGATAGCGAACAAGGAGTCCAACGCAATGACGCGTCATCCCGAAGACCCGCACGCTCCACATCCCTCGCTCCTGCGCCGCTCGCGTTCGTCTGCGCTCGTGGCGTTCCTCGTCGCCGCGCTCCTGAGCGTGGTCGGTCTGGCCGCCCCCGCGAAGGCGGCGGACCTGCAGACCGACGTCGCGACGATCGTCACGCGCCTGCAGGACTACTACCTGAGCCAGGGCGACGAGGTGCAGATCGCCAACGGCATCTACCTGGCGCAGACCTCGAACGCGCTCGACTACGTCGCGTCGCAGAACGCCGACGGCTCGTGGTCCGATGTGAACTACCAGGACACGACGAGCTCGGCGAACGGGAAGACCTGGGACGCCTACAAGGCGCTCTACCGGATGGTCGCCATCGCCCAGGCGTACCGCGAGCCCACCGCGAGGGGCTACCGCGACGCGACGCTCATCGCCGCGGAGGAGCGCGCGCTGACGTACTGGGACAGGGTGAACCCGGGGAACACCAACTGGTGGGAGACGGAGATCGGCGAGTCGATCGCGATGGGGCGGATCTCGATCTTCGTGGGGGATGTGCTGAGCAGCGACGCCGCGGCGCTCGCGATCAAGCACAACCAGGGCAAGCTCGACCCCGCCGGAGCGAACGGCGCCTGGCGCACCTCCGACTACCTGTACAAGGCGCTCGCCACCCGTGACGCCGCCGCCATCACGGCGGGCTTCGCCACGATGGTCCAGACGGTCGCCGTCGACGACTCCGGCACCGTTCAGGAGGCCGTCCAGCCGGACTCGACGTTCTGGGCGCACGGCGCCCAGCTCTACAGCGAGGGCTACGGAATGGCCCTGTTCACCATGGTCGCGATGTGGGCGGACTCCGCTCGCGGCACGAGCCTGGCATTCACGCGCGACCAGCTGGACACGATCGCCTTCTACATCGTCGACGGCACCCGCTGGCTGATCCGCGGCGAGATCGAGATGCTGTACCTCCTCTACCGGCCGGCGACGACCGTCGACGGCGTCACGAGCTACGCCGCCGTCTTCCTCGATCCGCTGGACCGGATGGCGCGCACCGACCCGCTCTACGCGACCGCGTACCGGCACATGGCCGACAACATCCGCGGGAAGACGTCCGGCAACGGTGCGATCGGCGACAAGTACTTCTGGCGTTCCGAGTTCTCGTCGCACCAGCGGGCCGACTACGGCATCGTGACCGGTCTGAACTCGAGCCGGACCGTCGGCAGCGAGTACCGCTCCACCCTCCGTAAGGACGTCGGGAACGAGATCGTCTGGAACCGCACCGGCACGACGGCGATCCAGGTCACGAACAAGGAGTACACCGACCTCGGCCCGGCGTTCGACTGGTTCCACTACCCGGGCACCACCGTGCCCTATGTGAAGGAGACCACGCTCGGCAAGGACGGCCGGTCGGGCAACGGCGGCGCGTTCACCGGCGGCGTCTCGGACGGCACCTACGGTGCGAGCGTGGAGAGCCTGGACCGCGTCGGCACGCAGGCGCAGAAGAGCTACTACTACTTCGACGACGAGATGGTGGCGCTCGGTGCCGGCATCCAGTCGTCCTCCAGCGCGCCCATCCACACCACGGTCAACCAGGTCGCGGCGAAGGGCAATGCCTCGGTCGACGGCCAGAAGGTCGCCCCAGGCACCGACGGCCAGGTCGTCGCCGATCCGTCGTGGGCCTACAACGACAAGGTCGGGTACGTGTTCCCGTCCGATCAGTCCGTGACGGTGTCCGACAAGACGCAGACCGGCAGCTACTACGGCGACCAGCCGGAGAGCCACGACGCGTTCACCCTGTACTTCGACCACGGCACGAAGCCGAGCAACGCCACGTACCAGTACATCGTGCTCCCGGCGAAGTCGGCTGCGCAGACCGAGGCCTACGCGGCCAAGCCGGCGGTGAAGGTCCTCCGCAACGACAGCGCGGTTCAGGCCGTGCAGCACGCAGGGCTCAAGCGGACGATGGCGACCTTCTACCGGGCCGGATCGCTCGACCTCGGCGACGGCCGCACCCTGTCGGTGAGCCAGCCCAGCATCGTGATGCTGGACGAGTCGTCCGGCACCCCGGTGGTGAGCCTCTCCAACCCGAGCCAGCCGGGCACCCTCGTCGATGTCGAGCTGAGCGGCGGGGCGTCCGCGTCGCGGGGCACGTTCGTGCTCGGCACGGGGGCGAACCTCGGGAAGACCGTCACGGAACCGCTGGTGGCGGACGACTCGGATGGCTCGCCCTACACGGCGAGCGGTTCGGTCGCTGGCCACGGTCCGTCGCGCGCAGGCGACGCGGATCCGGCAACCACGTGGCAGTCCTCCGGAGCGGCCCCTTGGCTGAGCCAGCGTCTCGCGGCGGGCTCCTACGCGATGGGCGCCGACGTCGACTGGGGCGCCGACTACGCCACGCGCTTCCTCGTCCAGACGTCCCTGGACGGGGTGACCTGGACCGACCAGGCCCTGGTCCAGCGCGGCACGGGCGGACATCAGCACGTCGACTTCCCGGCGACCGCGGCGAACTTCGTCCGCATCCTGCCGTTGGACGGGCCCGGTGGAGGATCGTACGCGGTGGCCGAGTTCGCGGCCGTCGCCCGGGCGAATCTCGCCCTGGGCGCTCCGACCACGGCATCGGACGGGACGAGCCCGGCGAGCGCGACCGACGGGAACGCCACCACCCGGTGGATCGCCGACCGGACCGGGTCTCCAGACACCTCCTGGCTGCAGGTCGATCTCGGGAAAGTGCAGAAGATCGGGGCCGCTCGGCTGTTCTGGGAGGCGTCCTACGCCAGTCAGTACAAGATCCAGGTCTCGGACGACGGCAGCACGTGGCGCGACGCCTACGTCACGCCGGCTGCCGGGAGTGACGGAGGCACCGACCTCGTTGCGCTGAATGCGACCGGGCGGTACGTCCGGATGCAGACGGTCAAGCGAGCGCTCACCACCTACGGCGTCTCGGTGTGGGAGTTCGAGGTGTTCGGCGACAGCGCCATCACCGCAGCGCCCGTAGCGACAGGACGGGTGAACCTCGCGCAGGGGAAGCCGACGACCGCCGACAGCGTCTACAACAACCTCGCGAATGTTCAGGCTCCTGCGGCCACGGACGGCTCGAAGACCACCAAGTGGTCCTCCGCCCGCCCCTCGGGCACGGCGCCGTACACCAACCGCAACTGGCTGCAGGTCGACCTCGGCACGGTCCGTCCGGTGTCGCAGGCGGTCGTCGAGTGGGAGAGCGGCAACTCCACCGACTACCAGCTCGAGGGGTCGGTGAACGGAAGCGACTGGACGCCGCTCGCGCATGTCCAGAACACCGGCACCGCCGACCACCGCCGCGACACGACCGATTTCCCGACCGCCGAAGTGCGCTACGTCCGGGTCATCGGGTCGCCGGCGACCAAGTACGGGCTCAACATCTGGGAGTTCGAGGTCTACGGCGGCTACAGCCTGGCGTGCACGGCGCCGGTGAACGCGGAGCGCGGCGGTACGGCCACGCTTGCCGCGACGATCACCCCGCTCGTCCCGGGCGACTCGTTCACCGCGTACTCGCTCGACCCGGCCGTCGCGGCGGTGGCTTCCGCGCCCCAGGCCGCCGCCGATGGGACGGTCTCGGTCGGCCTGAAGACCGGGGTGCCCGGCAGCACCTCCGTCGTGCTCGTGCACGGTGCCGGGGACGAGTTCGTTCGCTGCCCGGTCACTGTGGGGGTCGACACGAGCGCTCTGCAGGCACAGGTGGACCGGGCGAACAGTCTCGACAGCACCTGGTACACGCCTGACACCTGGTCGCCCCTGCTGCCTGCCCTGGAGGCCGCGAAGGCGACGCTCACGGCGGCAGACGCCAGCCAGCCAGCGATCGACGCCGCCGCTGCGACGCTGAAAGCCGCCATCGACGGCCTGCGCGCCACCGCCGTCGTCAGCGCACCCGCTGTCAGCACGAAGTGGGCGACGGCGGCGACGGTCACCGTCACGGTCACCTCACCGCTCCCGGTCACCGGGAAGGTCGCACTCACTGAGGGGGACAAGGACCGCGGGGTCGCATCCCTGAACGGCGGTGTCGCCACGTTCACCCTCCCTCCGGGCCTCGCAGCGGGCGACCATGTGCTGACCGCGACCTACAGCGGCAGCGACACGGTCGCCGGTGCCAGCACGACGGTGACCGTCACGGTGGTGCTGCCTGCCGCCTGGAGCAAGACGACGTCCTACAAGACGGGCGACATCGTCAGCTACAAGGGTTCCGTCTACAAGGCGGGCTGGTCCACGAAGGGCGAGCAGCCCGGGCTCAGCAACACCGGAGCCTGGCAGGAACTGGCGATGACCGAGGACGGTGGAGCCGTCTGGACCCCGTCCCGCGTGTTCTCCGGCGGCGACACCGTCCTCTACCAGGGACGCACGTACCTGGCCGCCTGGTACAGCCGCGGTGACACCCCCGGCTCCGCGACGGGACCCTGGCAGGAGATGGCGACCGCTCCGGACGGCACCGCGCTGTGGACGCCGTCGCGCATCTTCAACGGCGGGGACCGCGCGAGCTACAAGGGGGTCGTGTACGTGGCCAGGTGGTACTCCCGCAACCAGGCTCCGGGCGACGTCAACGGCCCGTGGGCCGTGGCGCGGTAGCGGAAGGAGGCACCGAGGTGGGAACCGGTTCGGGTCCGGATCCCGCCTCCGGTGCCGCCCGGGAGCCGGGGGAGCGGCGCATCACCATCGCCGACGTCGCGGCGCGCGCCGGCGTCTCCAAGAGCGCGGTGTCCTTCGTTTTCAACGGGCGCCGGGGGCTCAGCGAGGGGACGACGGACCGCATCGTCCGGGCCGCACGAGACCTCGGCTGGCGCCCGAGCTCCCGCGCCAGGGCGCTCTCCGGGCAGCGACCGCGGACCGCGGGCCTGGTGCTCCGCCGGGACGCGGCGGCCGCGAGCTCTGATCTCGTCGGTTTCCTCCACGGGATCGGGTCCGCGCTCGCTGCGACCGGCGCTGTCCTCGTCGTGCGCGTCGTCGCGACCGATGCCGAGGAGCGGGAGGCCTACTCGGCCTTCGCCCGCGAGGCGCAGGTGGACGTGGTGCTGCTCGCGGGCCTGCGGGTCGCCGACGACCGCCCCGCCGCTCTGGCGCGGCTCGGCCTGCCGTTCGTCTCCGCGGACAGCGTCGGCGCGGCCGACCAGGGCGCGCGGATGCGGCAGGCGATCCGTCACCTCGCCGGCATCGGCCATCGTCGGATCGCGCTGGTCGCGGACGAGTCGCTCGCACGGTCGGCCCGGTGGAGTGCGGAGTTCGCGCGGGAGTCGCGCCTGCTGGGGCTCGATGCCCGGGTGGCATGGGTGTCCCTATCCATCCCGATTACCGTGAGGGACGCCACCGCCGGCCTGCTCGACCGTGCCGAGCCTCCCACCGGGATCGTCTACGAGAGCGATGTCCTCGCGGCGGCCGGCATGCAAGCCGCCCTTCGCCGTGGCCTGGAGGTTCCGCACGAACTCTCGGTGATCGCTCTCGACGACGGCCCGGTCGCCCTCGTGACGAATCCTGCTCTCTCGGTCGTGCGGCGCGACGCCGAGGCGTGGGGCCGGGCCTGCGGTCGCCTCCTGGCGAACAGCGGCGGCGGTTCCCCGGAGGATGCGCTTCCTCCGGCCGAGCTCATCATGCGCGGCAGCACCGCGCCGCCATCCCCCTCCAACCAGGAAAGGTCCCGCTGATGCCCCGTCTCGTCGCCTTCGATCTCGACGACACCCTCGCCCCGTCGAAGTCTCCCGTCGACGCGCGGACGGCCGAGTCGCTCGGACGTCTCCTCGAGGTGATGGAGGTCTGCGTGATCTCGGGCGGCCGGTTCGAGCAGTTCCGGGACCAGCTGCTCTCCCGTCTGCCCGCGTCGGCGCCGCTGGAACGCCTCCACCTCATGCCGACCTGCGGAACGCGCTACCTGAACTGGGACGGAGCCCGCTGGCGCCTGCGGTACGCCGAGAACCTGAGCGACGCCGAGCGGGAGGAGGCGCTCGCCGTGGTCGAGGAGGAGGCGTCCCGCTTGGGGTTGTGGGAGGCGGGGACGTGGGGGCCGGTCATGGAGGACCGCGGCTCGCAGATCACCTTCTCAGCGCTGGGCCAGTTCGCCCCCGTCGCCGAGAAGTCCGCCTGGGATCCGGCCGGAACGCGGCGCAGCAGCCTGCGGACGGCGGTGCGGTCCCGGCTGCCCGGGCTGGAGGTGCGTGCGGGCGGGTCGACCAGCATCGACATCACGCGTCGTGGCGTGGACAAGGCCTACGGGATGAGGAGGCTCGCGTCAATCACGCACATCCCCTTCTCGGACATGCTCTTCGTCGGGGACCGTCTCGACCCGGACGGCAACGACTACCCGGTGATCGCGCTCGGTATCCCGACACATCCCGTGCGGGACTGGACGGAGACGGCGTCGCTCATCGACGAGCTGATCGCGGCGGCGTGATGTGGCGGGGCTGGTGGTCGCTGTCCTCGACGCATGACCGCCCGGGTCGCGAAGGGTCTGCTCGCGCCATATCGTGCAGGTAACAACCTCTACGAGATCAAGCAGGTGGTCGACGCGTATTGCCTCCGAGTCGATGAAGGCGGTCGCTGGCATCGCGACTCTATTGAGGCGGGCCCGTCCTGAGAGCCAGGCAATCTATGCCTAACGCTTGCTGACGTGCAATCGAACAAGGATTCCGACCGCTTGCCAGACGTCAGAATCGCCTGAATGTCGCTCTGAGTCCCCCTCAAAGCGTTCAGACGCGCCATAACAGCATCGTTGGACCGATCCGTCTGCTCTCCCGCACCCAGCGGGCGTAATGCTGGCGGACGACGACGCCTCACTGCTCATTGGAGATCCGGGTTCTGCCCTACAAGCAGCCCCGGGGAGGACTGTTCCCCGACGTTCGACAGCCAGGGCCAAAGGAACCAGCATGAGCGAGGTCTCGGCGACGCTTCGTACACTGGACGGTGGGGGTTGTTTATGAATTCGTCACGAAAGACAGCTCGACGAGTAGGGACGGCGCTTCTTGCCATAGTTGCCGCGACGCTTCTGTGTGTGGGGCTCTTTGCGGCTGTGTTGACGATCGGGTCGGCCCGAAAGAACAACTGCTTCCAAGAGGGACCTTCCTCGCCGCTGGCACTCATTTCAGAGAGTTCGGACACCGTCCACCAAAGCCTTAGCTTCTGGCCCCTTGGTCGGCAGTGCGATTGGGTGAGAGCCGATGGGAACGGCACTGTGACTACCTATAGCGGGAACTGGGCGACCAGCGGTGGAACGTATGGTGCAATCGGCCTTGGGATCGCGGGGCTTGTGTTCGCTACGAGGCGAGGTAACTCGCGTGAGGCCACCAGAACCGTGGTGGCCTCACGCGATCACTAACTCAGGGACAGGTCACGACGACGGGCGCGATGTCTCCATAACTCGAGGATGTCCAACACCTATTGGGGTCGGCAACCCACAGGCGATCGGTATTCAGGTTCGTTCGGCTGTCACCAGCCAACTGCTTGGTGCCCATGCAATCGGTGAGAGCGATTCCCGGGATGCAGTTTCCGTTGTCCACTTGCTGGATACCCCCGCCGAGGTGGCTTGATCCGGTGACTCCGATCTGCGCATCGATGTGGGTACTGACCTCGTACATTCCGAACTCATCAGGGGCAAATCGCTGCGGATACTCAAAGCCGACCGTCATGGCGTTGCGGCCGCAGGAGTCGAGCAAATCGTTCAGGTCGGCGTAAGGGTAAGCGGAACTCAGGTCCCCGTTGGGCGAGAAGGTGCTCCATGAGTACCAGTTGTAGTTCTTGGCGATGAACTGATCTCTAAAGTTCGGGCCGCATATACCTCCTCGTATGCCGGTTGCGCCGTTGTAGAGGTCGATTCCGGCCTCAATTCCAAAGGCCGTAGGTATGTTGCGGGGCGACGTAGCACCGTTCCAGGTCATCGTCATGTCGAAGTACTGGTGAACACCCGATCTCTTGATCTTGCTGAACACGCTGTAGGGCTTCCACCCGTTGCCCACGGCGAGGATCGACGTTTGGCTCTTCGCTGCCGGCGCTTCTGTTGGCGTCTTAACGAGGGCCGCGGCTTTGTCGGCAGGCACCGGTGCCGGTTGGTAGTCGGGCACTCCCGTCGCGATCGTGGTTGCATGGCTTGGCGTCGGCAACGCACGCGTCTTCGACGATGTGCTGCTCGTCTCCTTAGGGCGTTCGATAACCAAGCCCGCGACGCGTGGCTCCGTCCCGTAGAGCTCGTGGAATCCGGCCAGATAGTCGGACACCGTTTGACCA
Proteins encoded:
- a CDS encoding ABC transporter permease subunit, with protein sequence MTTTTEAANPATADTLPEKTGGRRETITRRRRRIPIGAYVCALILMIVFLFPLLYLLNTALKSQAEFVANPVGLVSDPQWGNFATAWEKGDFGAYILNSVLYTAAGSAIGTLLTLVLAFPVARGYVRGAKYWSVVFVLVLFLPNALITQFQLLLRLGLYDTQLGYILLVGVGVGVGPLLLSGFVKSIPKELDEAAAMDGVGYWRYLFTFILPLARPALVTVFILQAVWIWNEIILATVLLADPTKFPVTVGLYAFKGTYGNQWPLLAAATFIVAAPLIVGYIFIQRYLVNGVVGAVKG
- a CDS encoding glycoside hydrolase family 130 protein, translating into MSTTIPARTIATDVPYALERIGIVMEPDAADPRQVEGVLNPATVQDPDGTVHLFPRLVAEHNVSRIGRARVVVADGVPTGVAELEIALQAERGWEHGTAHGGVEDPRITPLNDLGIHVMSYVAFGPLGPKPALAVSTDGREWTRLGPIQFAYDDALDTDLNLFPNKDVVFFPEVVPDPEGRPSFAMLHRPMWDFGFVRPDEQPPLPAGVTDPRASIWISYVPVDDAVQDLTALTRPGGHRFVAGPEYEWEALKIGAGPAPLRVPEGWLVLHHGVTGTLPGGSFVPQAFTVRYVVGAMLLDPDDPSRVIARTSEPLMTPETADETAGTVANVLFPTAIEKIGGEHIVFYGAADTRISAARLVRTP
- a CDS encoding polysaccharide lyase family 8 super-sandwich domain-containing protein — translated: MAFLVAALLSVVGLAAPAKAADLQTDVATIVTRLQDYYLSQGDEVQIANGIYLAQTSNALDYVASQNADGSWSDVNYQDTTSSANGKTWDAYKALYRMVAIAQAYREPTARGYRDATLIAAEERALTYWDRVNPGNTNWWETEIGESIAMGRISIFVGDVLSSDAAALAIKHNQGKLDPAGANGAWRTSDYLYKALATRDAAAITAGFATMVQTVAVDDSGTVQEAVQPDSTFWAHGAQLYSEGYGMALFTMVAMWADSARGTSLAFTRDQLDTIAFYIVDGTRWLIRGEIEMLYLLYRPATTVDGVTSYAAVFLDPLDRMARTDPLYATAYRHMADNIRGKTSGNGAIGDKYFWRSEFSSHQRADYGIVTGLNSSRTVGSEYRSTLRKDVGNEIVWNRTGTTAIQVTNKEYTDLGPAFDWFHYPGTTVPYVKETTLGKDGRSGNGGAFTGGVSDGTYGASVESLDRVGTQAQKSYYYFDDEMVALGAGIQSSSSAPIHTTVNQVAAKGNASVDGQKVAPGTDGQVVADPSWAYNDKVGYVFPSDQSVTVSDKTQTGSYYGDQPESHDAFTLYFDHGTKPSNATYQYIVLPAKSAAQTEAYAAKPAVKVLRNDSAVQAVQHAGLKRTMATFYRAGSLDLGDGRTLSVSQPSIVMLDESSGTPVVSLSNPSQPGTLVDVELSGGASASRGTFVLGTGANLGKTVTEPLVADDSDGSPYTASGSVAGHGPSRAGDADPATTWQSSGAAPWLSQRLAAGSYAMGADVDWGADYATRFLVQTSLDGVTWTDQALVQRGTGGHQHVDFPATAANFVRILPLDGPGGGSYAVAEFAAVARANLALGAPTTASDGTSPASATDGNATTRWIADRTGSPDTSWLQVDLGKVQKIGAARLFWEASYASQYKIQVSDDGSTWRDAYVTPAAGSDGGTDLVALNATGRYVRMQTVKRALTTYGVSVWEFEVFGDSAITAAPVATGRVNLAQGKPTTADSVYNNLANVQAPAATDGSKTTKWSSARPSGTAPYTNRNWLQVDLGTVRPVSQAVVEWESGNSTDYQLEGSVNGSDWTPLAHVQNTGTADHRRDTTDFPTAEVRYVRVIGSPATKYGLNIWEFEVYGGYSLACTAPVNAERGGTATLAATITPLVPGDSFTAYSLDPAVAAVASAPQAAADGTVSVGLKTGVPGSTSVVLVHGAGDEFVRCPVTVGVDTSALQAQVDRANSLDSTWYTPDTWSPLLPALEAAKATLTAADASQPAIDAAAATLKAAIDGLRATAVVSAPAVSTKWATAATVTVTVTSPLPVTGKVALTEGDKDRGVASLNGGVATFTLPPGLAAGDHVLTATYSGSDTVAGASTTVTVTVVLPAAWSKTTSYKTGDIVSYKGSVYKAGWSTKGEQPGLSNTGAWQELAMTEDGGAVWTPSRVFSGGDTVLYQGRTYLAAWYSRGDTPGSATGPWQEMATAPDGTALWTPSRIFNGGDRASYKGVVYVARWYSRNQAPGDVNGPWAVAR
- a CDS encoding substrate-binding domain-containing protein — protein: MGTGSGPDPASGAAREPGERRITIADVAARAGVSKSAVSFVFNGRRGLSEGTTDRIVRAARDLGWRPSSRARALSGQRPRTAGLVLRRDAAAASSDLVGFLHGIGSALAATGAVLVVRVVATDAEEREAYSAFAREAQVDVVLLAGLRVADDRPAALARLGLPFVSADSVGAADQGARMRQAIRHLAGIGHRRIALVADESLARSARWSAEFARESRLLGLDARVAWVSLSIPITVRDATAGLLDRAEPPTGIVYESDVLAAAGMQAALRRGLEVPHELSVIALDDGPVALVTNPALSVVRRDAEAWGRACGRLLANSGGGSPEDALPPAELIMRGSTAPPSPSNQERSR
- a CDS encoding HAD-IIB family hydrolase; protein product: MPRLVAFDLDDTLAPSKSPVDARTAESLGRLLEVMEVCVISGGRFEQFRDQLLSRLPASAPLERLHLMPTCGTRYLNWDGARWRLRYAENLSDAEREEALAVVEEEASRLGLWEAGTWGPVMEDRGSQITFSALGQFAPVAEKSAWDPAGTRRSSLRTAVRSRLPGLEVRAGGSTSIDITRRGVDKAYGMRRLASITHIPFSDMLFVGDRLDPDGNDYPVIALGIPTHPVRDWTETASLIDELIAAA